From the Lysinibacillus fusiformis genome, the window ATGAAGCAAATTACCAAGCCGGAGAAATTGAAGAAGTATCATCACTAGAAAACGTGGCGTTAATTAATGAAGACAATTATGACCTTCTTATTATTGGTTCTGGTGCTGCTGCCTTTTCTTCGGCAATTAAAGCTATAGAATACGGTGCAAAAGTTGGAATGATTGAGCGTGGAACGGTTGGGGGAACCTGTGTGAATATTGGCTGTGTTCCGTCAAAAACTCTTCTTAGGGCAGGGGAAATCAATCATTTATCAAAAGACAATCCGTTTATAGGTTTACAAACATCCGCTGGAGAAGTGGATTTAGCTAGTTTAATCACGCAAAAGGATAAATTGGTGAGCGAACTTCGGAATCAAAAATATATGGATTTAATTGATGAATATAATTTTGATTTAATTAAAGGTGAAGCAAAATTCGTTGATGCTAGTACGGTTGAGGTCAATGGGGCAAAGTTATCTGCAAAACGCTTTTTAATTGCAACAGGTGCATCGCCTTCGTTGCCCCAAATTTCAGGACTTGAAAAAATGGACTATTTAACTAGTACAACACTTCTTGAGTTAAAGAAAATACCAAAACGATTAACTGTAATTGGTTCAGGATACATTGGAATGGAGCTTGGACAACTATTTCATCATTTAGGTTCAGAAATAACGCTTATGCAAAGAAGTGAGCGACTTTTAAAGGAGTATGATCCTGAGATTTCAGAGTCAGTTGAAAAAGCGTTAATTGAACAGGGTATAAACCTTGTCAAAGGGGCAACTTTTGAGCGTGTTGAACAAAGTGGAGAGATAAAAAGGGTTTACGTAACAGTAAATGGCAGTAGAGAAGTCATTGAATCAGATCAGTTACTTGTTGCCACTGGAAGAAAACCAAATACGGATTCTTTAAATTTAAGTGCAGCAGGTGTTGAAACTGGAAAAAATAATGAAATCCTGATCAATGATTTTGGTCAAACAAGTAATGAAAAGATTTATGCAGCAGGAGATGTGACTTTAGGACCACAATTTGTATATGTAGCAGCCTATGAAGGTGGAATTATTACTGATAATGCTATTGGTGGATTAAACAAAAAAATAGATTTATCGGTAGTTCCTGCTGTTACGTTTACGAATCCGACGGTTGCAACGGTTGGTTTAACAGAAGAACAAGCAAAAGAGAAAGGGTATGATGTGAAGACATCTGTATTACCTTTAGATGCTGTTCCAAGAGCAATTGTAAACCGTGAAACAACCGGTGTATTTAAACTAGTAGCAGATGCAGAAACACTAAAAGTATTAGGGGTTCATATTGTATCTGAGAATGCAGGAGATGTCATCTATGCAGCATCATTAGCTGTTAAATTTGGCTTAACGATAGAAGATTTAACAGAAACCCTAGCACCATATTTAACAATGGCTGAAGGGCTAAAATTAGCTGCACTTACGTTCGATAAAGATATTTCGAAATTATCTTGTTGTGCAGGCTAAGGGAACTTTTTTACAACTCCCTATTCAAGTGAACCAGCTAATGCTTTAAGGGATTTTCTAAGTGCATTTGTGGTCACAAAAATAATTTAACACTGATGATTTCGACATCAAATCTATAATTGATACCTTAACACCGCAGAGTAATAAAGGATGAATAATATGTCAGACTTATTATCCCTACCAGACATTAAAACAATAGAACCGCCACAAGAAAATGAAACCGATATGATGTTTAAAGTTGAAGCAGTCGGACCACCTGAACGTTGTCCTGAATGTGGTTTTGACAAGTTGTACAAACACAGTTCAAGAAATCAACTAATTATGGATTTGCCCATTCGTTTAAAGCGAGTGGGCTTACAATTGAACCGTAGACGATACAAGTGTCGTGAATGCGGATCTACCTTCTGGGAACGCCTAATATCTGTAGATGAAAAGCGTAGTATGACCAAAAGGCTTTTAAAGTCCATTCAAGAGCAATCCATGTCTAAGACCTTTGTAGAAGTCGCAGAAAGCGTTGGTGTTGACGAGAAAACCATTAGGAACGTTTTTAAGGACTATGTGGCACTCAAAGAACGTGAATACCAGTTTGAAACTCCTAAGTGGCTTGGGATAGACGAGATACATATTATCCGTAGACCTCGGCTTGTATTGACTAATATTGAACGCAGGACTATTTATGACATCAAGCCTAACCGTAACAAGGAAACAGTCATCCAACGTCTTTCAGAAATCAGTGACAGGACTTACATTGAGTACGTCACAATGGATATGTGGAAGCCCTACAAAGACGCAGTGAACACTATCCTTCCACACGCTAAAGTTGTCGTAGATAAGTTTCATGTAGTTAGAATGGCTAATCAAGCCTTAGATAACGTCAGAAAGTCTTTGAAAGCCCATATGAGCCAAAAAGAAAGACGTACCCTTATGCGTGAAAGGTTTATCCTTCTAAAGCGTAAACACGATCTAAATGAACGTGAATCATTCCTCTTAGATACTTGGTTAGGTAATCTTCCTGCTTTAAAAGAAGCCTATGAACTCAAAGAAGAGTTTTACTGGATATGGGATACTCCTGATCCAGATGAAGGTCATCTTCGTTATAGTCAATGGAGACACCGTTGTATGTCCAGCAACTCTAAAGACGCATATAAAGACCTCGTGAGAGCCGTAGACAACTGGCATGTCGAAATATTCAACTACTTTGATAAAAGGCTCACTAATGCTTATACGGAGTCAATTAACAGCATTATTAGGCAGGTAGAGCGAATGGGTAGAGGTTACTCGTTTGATGCCTTACGAGCCAAAATCCTTTTCAATGAGAAGCTCCATAAAAAGCGTAAGCCACGATTTAATTCAAGTGCTTTCAATAAAGCTATGTTATACGATACTTTCAATTGGTATGAAGTGAATGATCACGACATTACAGACAACTTTGGTGTCGATTTTTCCACACTTATTAAGAATTTGGAGAAGGGTGATTTATAAGCCCTTTTCCACCATAAAATCCGAATACCCTATTAAACTAAGAGAAGCTTCATGAGACCTATCATCATACTAATTATGATTCCCATTCCTATGATTGAATAACTAATTACTTTTAAGTCATCTTTTTTTTGCAATCGACAGTATTTTTTATAACTAACTTCTCCATTTGCGAACATAAGACCAAATTGATCAGGTTTAATTGAATAAAATACACCATTCTCGTCTTCTAAAATTAGTTTTGTTATAAGGTTCTCCCCGTTCGATTTTTGATTATGAGTATTGCTTCTCGAGCCTTCAATCCTCACCACTTTGTATATGGAGTTCCCCAAAATCTTTTCTGTTATATGAAAAGCTTGATCTTCTATAAAGTTGTTATTTATACACACTTATATCCCCCCTCTGTTCACTAAGCTTCTGATATACTATATGTAAAATTTAATATATAGTTTTAACTAATCAGGAAATTGGAATCTTTTTTTTACAATATAATAAAAATTCGTCAAATTATATTTGACGAATTTTTTGCTTCATCTTTACTTATTCGATTTTGAGCAATTGTGCATTTATTGCACATATAATCGTACTTAAGGACATGACAGCAGCTCCAATTGCAGGTGTAATAACAATACCTACACTATATAAAACGCCTGCAGCTAGTGGAATTGCAAGAATGTTATAACCAGCTGCCCACCCTAAATTTTGGACCATTTTTTTATGACTAGC encodes:
- the merA gene encoding mercury(II) reductase — translated: MNKFKVNISGMTCTGCEKHVESALEKIGAKNIESSYRRGEAVFELPDDIEVESAIKAIDEANYQAGEIEEVSSLENVALINEDNYDLLIIGSGAAAFSSAIKAIEYGAKVGMIERGTVGGTCVNIGCVPSKTLLRAGEINHLSKDNPFIGLQTSAGEVDLASLITQKDKLVSELRNQKYMDLIDEYNFDLIKGEAKFVDASTVEVNGAKLSAKRFLIATGASPSLPQISGLEKMDYLTSTTLLELKKIPKRLTVIGSGYIGMELGQLFHHLGSEITLMQRSERLLKEYDPEISESVEKALIEQGINLVKGATFERVEQSGEIKRVYVTVNGSREVIESDQLLVATGRKPNTDSLNLSAAGVETGKNNEILINDFGQTSNEKIYAAGDVTLGPQFVYVAAYEGGIITDNAIGGLNKKIDLSVVPAVTFTNPTVATVGLTEEQAKEKGYDVKTSVLPLDAVPRAIVNRETTGVFKLVADAETLKVLGVHIVSENAGDVIYAASLAVKFGLTIEDLTETLAPYLTMAEGLKLAALTFDKDISKLSCCAG
- a CDS encoding ISL3 family transposase translates to MSDLLSLPDIKTIEPPQENETDMMFKVEAVGPPERCPECGFDKLYKHSSRNQLIMDLPIRLKRVGLQLNRRRYKCRECGSTFWERLISVDEKRSMTKRLLKSIQEQSMSKTFVEVAESVGVDEKTIRNVFKDYVALKEREYQFETPKWLGIDEIHIIRRPRLVLTNIERRTIYDIKPNRNKETVIQRLSEISDRTYIEYVTMDMWKPYKDAVNTILPHAKVVVDKFHVVRMANQALDNVRKSLKAHMSQKERRTLMRERFILLKRKHDLNERESFLLDTWLGNLPALKEAYELKEEFYWIWDTPDPDEGHLRYSQWRHRCMSSNSKDAYKDLVRAVDNWHVEIFNYFDKRLTNAYTESINSIIRQVERMGRGYSFDALRAKILFNEKLHKKRKPRFNSSAFNKAMLYDTFNWYEVNDHDITDNFGVDFSTLIKNLEKGDL